A single Blattabacterium sp. (Mastotermes darwiniensis) str. MADAR DNA region contains:
- a CDS encoding Do family serine endopeptidase, giving the protein MKKIVVSIVISSIMSSIMTIAAYKKYTKEEPTIFPYYGSSFEKRNSSNPSSLISSSGLPDFTRVVEKTIHTVVNVKNYSKKYSNKLHFDPFDFFFGFPDDFGERGKIPQRNDLPGLHGSGVIISPDGYIVTNNHVIREADKIEVTLSDQRTYRAKLIGTDPSTDIALLKINEKNLPFIYFSDSNKVKVGEWVLAIGNPFDLNSTVTAGIISAKNRSLGILRGETQAAIESFFQTDAAVNPGNSGGALVNTNGELIGINTAISSNSGNFIGYSFAAPSNLVGKVIRDIKKYGSVQRAYLGVRGMDLSKSEYLKAYNKENHQNIKPQQGFLIGEVLEGSGAYDAGIKKGDIIKSIDGKSIQNVADLSFIVGTRHPGDKVKVNLIRNGEIKTFNVILKDSQGRTRIRRKEEITPSELLGASFETLGKEYKKDFGIDYGIRITEIRTGRLSAIGMEEGDIILSINGEKMRNSKDVDRVLKNHSGDVTIKSIKQNGQVYIAGFEMN; this is encoded by the coding sequence ATGAAGAAAATAGTGGTTTCTATTGTTATTAGCAGTATTATGAGTTCAATAATGACTATTGCTGCATACAAAAAATATACTAAAGAAGAACCAACCATTTTTCCATATTATGGATCTTCGTTCGAAAAAAGAAACTCCTCTAATCCATCTTCATTGATTAGTTCTTCTGGATTGCCTGATTTTACAAGAGTAGTAGAAAAGACAATACATACGGTTGTTAATGTAAAAAATTATTCTAAAAAATATAGTAATAAATTGCATTTTGATCCATTTGACTTTTTTTTCGGTTTCCCTGATGATTTTGGAGAAAGAGGAAAAATACCTCAAAGAAATGATTTACCAGGACTTCATGGATCTGGAGTCATAATATCTCCTGATGGATATATTGTTACCAATAATCATGTTATTAGAGAGGCTGATAAAATAGAAGTTACTCTTAGTGATCAAAGAACTTATAGAGCCAAACTTATTGGAACAGATCCAAGTACAGATATAGCCTTGTTAAAAATAAATGAAAAAAATTTACCTTTCATTTATTTTTCGGATTCTAATAAAGTGAAAGTAGGAGAATGGGTTTTAGCGATAGGAAATCCTTTTGATTTAAATTCTACTGTTACCGCAGGAATCATAAGTGCTAAAAATAGAAGTTTAGGAATTTTAAGAGGAGAAACACAAGCAGCTATAGAATCTTTTTTTCAAACAGATGCCGCTGTTAATCCTGGAAACAGTGGAGGAGCTTTAGTCAATACAAATGGAGAATTAATTGGAATTAATACAGCTATTTCTTCCAATTCAGGAAATTTTATAGGATATAGTTTTGCTGCTCCTTCAAATCTAGTGGGAAAAGTAATACGGGATATCAAAAAGTATGGAAGCGTACAACGTGCGTATTTAGGAGTTAGAGGAATGGATCTTTCCAAATCTGAATATTTGAAAGCTTATAATAAGGAAAATCATCAAAATATAAAACCACAACAGGGTTTTTTAATTGGAGAGGTATTGGAAGGAAGTGGAGCCTATGATGCTGGTATTAAAAAAGGAGATATTATTAAAAGCATAGACGGAAAATCGATTCAAAATGTTGCGGATTTATCTTTCATTGTTGGTACAAGACATCCAGGAGATAAAGTAAAAGTGAATCTTATACGTAACGGAGAAATAAAAACCTTTAACGTAATTCTAAAAGATTCACAAGGAAGAACAAGAATCAGAAGGAAAGAGGAAATAACTCCATCGGAGTTACTAGGAGCATCCTTTGAAACTCTTGGAAAAGAGTATAAAAAAGATTTTGGAATTGATTATGGGATAAGAATAACAGAAATAAGAACAGGTCGTTTGAGTGCTATAGGAATGGAAGAAGGAGACATTATTTTATCCATTAATGGAGAAAAAATGAGAAATTCTAAGGATGTAGATCGTGTATTAAAAAATCACTCAGGAGATGTAACTATAAAATCCATTAAACAAAATGGTCAAGTATACATAGCAGGATTTGAAATGAATTGA